Within Chloroflexota bacterium, the genomic segment GCAGGTTTCGGCGTATAGTCTCTCCTACGATTAACTGACGGCGCTTGCCAAACAGCGCCAGCCAGTCTCTGGGGCCGGTTGCCTCAATAAGCCGGCATCAAATTGGGACAGGTGTCTCTCAGAAATAGGGACAGATGTCCATACTTGGAGCGTTGCTACCGTATTATCGTGGGTCAAACTGTGCGCGCCGAAGGGTGTCAAGAAACGGCGCCTTAATTCTCAGGAGGAACTGTGATGTTCAGATTGGGAAGAGTCAAATGGCTGGGCGTCGTCGCCACGATCGTGGCGCTGGCGCTCACCGCGTGCGGCGGCCCGGCTGCCACCAGCGCGCCGACAACCTCGCCGACCAAACCGCCCGCCGTGCCAACGGCGGCGCCCGTGGGTGCGGCTACCACCGCGCCCACCACCGCCCCGGCGGCCACCAAGAAGCTCGTGATCGGCTACACCGCGTCGCAGACTGGCGCACAGAACGTCGCCTCGGCCAAGCAGGTAGAAGGCCTGAAGCTCTGGGCGGCCGATGTGACCAAGGCCGGCGGCATCAAAACGAAGGATGCGATCTACATGCCGGAGCTCAAGTCGTATGATGACGAGAGCAAGACCGACCGCGTGCAGGCGCTCTACACGAAGCTGATCTCCGATGACAAAGTCGACCTGCTGATCAGCCCGTACAGCAGCACGCTGGTCAAGGCGGCCGCGGTCGTCTCCGAGCAGAACGGCAAGCTGATGATCACGGCCGGCGGCGCGGACGACCTGACAATGGAAGCCGGCTTCAAGAACATCTACCAGGTCTACACCCCCGCCAGCCGCTACCTGACCGGCGTGGTGGACATGCTCAAGAAGCTCGACCCGTCGGTCAAGAAGGTCGCCATCGTGAACGAGAAGGACTCGTTCTCGACCACGGTCGCGGCGGCGCTGCTGCCGTACGCCAAGGCGCAGGGCTATGATGTTGTGTTGAACGAAAGCTACGACAGCAACTCGACCGACTTCGTGCCGTTCATCAACAAGCTGACCCCGCTGGCGCCGGAAGCCATTCTGGGCGGCGGCCACTTCCAGGACGGCACGACGTTCGCGAAGCAGATGAAGGAACGCAACGTGTCGGCGAAGTACGTGGCCCTGCTTGTGGCCCCGCCGGAACCGACCTTCATCGAAATCGGTGACGCGGCGCAGGGCATCATCGGCCCGAGCCAGTGGGAGCCGCTGGTGAAGTTCAGCGCGGAATCGGCCAAGGCGGCGGGCCTCGCGTGGTACGGGCCGAGCGTCCAGCAGTTCATGGATGGCTATCAGGCCGCTTACAAGTCCGAGCCGTCGTACCATTCGGCGGGCGGCTACGCCGCGGGCATGATGCTGCAGAAGGCGATTGAAGATGCCGGCAGCGCGGACCCGGAGAAGATGAAGGCGGCGCTGGACAAGGTCGACATGCTCTCATTCTACGGGCGTGTCAAGTTCAGCGTCGACGCCAAGACCCACGGCAAGCAGGAAGGTCACGGCATGGTTTACATGCAGTGGCAGAAAGACGCCGCGGGCAAGCTCATGCGCCAGATCGTCTGGCCGCTCGAAGCGAAGTCGGCTGACGTTCAGCCGCGCAAGTAAGCGATTCTCGCACGCGCCCCTCTCGCCGGTTCCGGCGAGGGGGGCGCTCTTTATCACGGCGCGCCCTGGCCGCGCTGTCCATCTGCCCGGATTGAGGTGTTCATGAATCTGGAAGCGTTGCTGGCGTCCTCGCTCGACGGTCTCATGCTCGGCTTCCTTTACGGCCTCATGGCTATGGGGCTGACGCTGATCTTCGGCGTGATGAAGGTGATTAACCTGGCGCACGGCCCGGTCATCATGCTCGGCATGTTCGTCCTGCTCGTGTTGCAGCAGGGGATGGGCATCAACCCGTATCTCGGTTTGCTGGCGGCCATGGCGTTGGGGCTGGTGTCTGGCATTCTCATCTACTTTGTGGCGCTGCACCGCGTGATCAACGCGCCCGAACTGACGACGCTGCTGGCCACATTCGCCGTGAACCTGATGATCATTGGCCTGGCCACCGTGATGTTTACGACGTCGTCGCGTTCCGTGGATGTCAACCTCGGCACGCTACCATTGGGGCCGGCGACCCTGCAGGGCACCCGGCTGGCGGCCGTCGCCGTGGCGGTGGTCGTCACCGTGGCGCTGTACCTGTTCCTGTACCGCTCGCGCATCGGCAAGTCGATCCGCGCGGTGGCCAACAACCGCTCCGCCGCCGAACTGATGGGCATTAACTCGACCTGGATGCTGGCGCTGAGCTTCGGGCTGGGCACGATGCTGGCGGCGGTCGCCGGCGGTCTGCTCTCGACCCTGCTGTCGTTCACCGTGCTGTCGGGCGGCGTCTATGAGACGAAGAGCTTCGTGATCGTGGTTCTGGGCGGGCTGGGCAACCCGACCGGCGCGCTGATCGGCGGCATCGTGATCGGCCTGCTCGAAAGCGTGACGACGGTCTACATCCCGGTCAGTTGGGTGCCCGTGCTCGAGTATGTCATCTTCGTGTTGATCCTGCTCGTCGCGCCGGCCGGCCTGCCCGAGTGGTTCAAGAACCTGCGGAGGTCGCGCTCATGAAAGCCCTGCAAAACGTCTCGCTCTGGGGCCTGCTGGTCGTGATCGTGGCGGCCACCGCCATTCCGATTCTGCTGGACGCGCCCGCCATGCGCGAGGAGTACTTCTCCATGCTGATGGTGATTGTGCTGGCATCCAGCATCAACATCATCGTCGGCTACACCGGCTATGTCTCGTTCGGGCATATTGTCTTCTTCGGGCTGGGCGGCTACGTCGCGTTCTGGCTGATGCAGACGTTCGCCATGCACCTGGCGCCGGCGGCGGTGATTGGCGGCCTGTTCACAAGCCTGGTGGCCATGCTGATCGGCATGCCGGTGCTGCGGCTGCGCGGCGCGTACTTCGCGCTGGCGACGATCGGCATCAACGAGGCGATGCGCACCTTCGTGACCAACTTCGACCCGTTCGGCGGCTCGGTCGGCATGTTCTTCAATTTCTCCGTGTACGATGCGTACGGCGGCGCCAAGGCGGCCGGGCAACTGGCGTACTACGCGATGATCGCCGTCGCGCTGGCGGTGGTCGTCACGTCGTTCTTCATCAAGAAGTCGAAGTTCGGCCTCGGCCTGATGGCGATTCGCGAAGACCAGGACACCGCGATGGTGCTGGGCGTGAACCCCTCGCGCGCGAAGGTCATCACCTACACCGTGTCGGCGTTCTTCCCCGCGCTGGCCGGCGCGATCTTCTTCTTCAAGAACGGGATCATCGAGCCGGGCGCGGCCTTCGACCTGCATCGCTCCATCGAGTCGCTGGTCATGGTCATGCTGGGCGGCTACGGCACGGTGGCCGGGCCGATCGTCGGCGCGGTGCTGTACGACCGGCTGCGCACCTTCCTGATCACGAGCGAGACGTTCTCGTCGCTGCACCTGTTCATCGCGGGCGCACTGCTGCTCGTGATCGTGCTGTTCGTGACGGCCGGCATCGTCGGCTGGCTGCGCAACCGCTTCACGCTCGTGCGGAGGTACGTCGAATGATTCTCGAACTCGACAATGTCAGCCGGCGCTTTGGCGGTCTGCAGGCGCTCGATCGCGTTTCGCACCAGGTGGACGAAGGCGAGATCGTCGGGTTGATCGGGCCGAACGGCGCCGGCAAGACCACCTTGTTCAACGTGATCAACGGCGTGTACCCGCCGTCGGCCGGGCGTGTGGTGTTTCGCGGCGAGTCGGTCGGCGGGCTGCCGTCGTACGCGGTCGCGCGCAGGGGCGTGGCACGGGCGCACCAGGTGGTGCGGCCGCTGAACGAGCTATCGGTGCTGGAGAATGTCACAGTCGGCGCCTGCTTCGGGCGCGAGAACCTGTCGCTCGGCGCGGCCACGCGGGTCGCCGCCGAGACGCTCAAGTTCGTCGGGCTGTCCGATCGCGCGTCGATGCCGGCGGGCAAGCTCAACGTCGCGCAGAAGAAGCGCCTCGAACTGGCGCGCGCGCTGGCCGCGCGCCCGCTGCTGCTGCTGCTGGATGAGGTGCTGGCGGGCCTGAATCCGAACGAAGTCGGCGACATGCTGAACGTCATCCGCGCGATCCGCGACCAGGGCGTCACCGTGCTCATGATCGAGCACCTGATGCACGCGGTGATGAACGTCTCCGACCGTGTCTTTGTGCTGGACTACGGGCGCAAGCTGGCCGAAGGGACGCCGCAGGACGTGTCGAACAACCCCGAGGTGATCAAAGCCTATCTGGGCGACCCGAAGGTGGCGCAGAAGTTCCTGGAGGAGTCGGCATGACGACGCTGGAGATCAGCAACATCGAATCGGGCTACGGCGCCGTGCAGATTCTGTGGGGCCCGTCGCTGAAGCTGCAGGAAGGCAAGCTGACGACGCTGGTCGGCGCCAACGGCAGCGGCAAGACCACGCTGCTGCGCACGGTCATGGGCCTGCTGCCGGCCTGGAAGGGCAATGTCACGTTTGGCGGGCGGGATGTCACGCGCCTGTCGCCGCACGAGAAGGCGCAGGCGGGGCTGGTGATGGTGCCGGAAGGCCGCCAGTTATTCACCGACATGACGGTGCAGGAGAACCTGGAGATGGGCGCGACGCCGGCCGGCGCGCGCGCCGATTTCCATAAGAACCTCGACTGGGTGTTCGAGTTGTTCCCGCGCCTGCAGGAGCGCCGCACGCAGGTCTCCGGCACGCTGAGCGGCGGCGAGCAGCAGATGCTGGCGATCGCGCGCGGGTTGATGGCGAAGCCGCAGATCATCATGTTCGACGAGCCGTCGCTCGGCCTGTCGCCATTGTTCGTGCTCAACTTGTTTGAGATTATCTACAAGCTGAAGCAGCAGGGCATGACGATGCTGCTCGTCGAGCAGAACGTGCAGATGGCGCTGGTCGTGAGCGATTATGCATACGTGATGGCCGAAGGGCGCATCGAGATCGAGGGCGAGGCGAAGCAGGTGCGCAACATGCCCTCGGTGCGCAAGGCGTATCTGGGGATCTAACGAGACGCTCCGAGACCTCGCCGCTGCAGACCTCACGGGTCTTCAAGCCCCGTGAGGTCTTTTGTATGGAGGGTGCATTTCAGAGGGGGGGGCAAACATTATGTTGGATTGCACTGGCGAGATTGCCAGAATAGCCTGATACTGTTTCGCTGTGCCAATGCCCCAGTGGCTGACACGGGTACGCTACTGACCCCCTCATCCCCTAACCCCTTCTCCCCCGCTTCGCGGAGGAGAAGGGGAAAAACTATTGGGGAGGTGCGCGGCGGCAAAGCCGCCGCGCACCTCCCCTTAAACGTGCGCCCCCTCCCAGCTTTGCTGGGAGGGGGCCGGGGGGCAGCGACTATTGTCGTATCGCAGACGCATGCAACACTCACATGGGGAAATACTCACTTCAATACAGTATCAGCCTATCTGGACGTGTCGGATTAGCCACTATACCTGAACACTTTCCAAATTCTGCCCCAGAACTGGAATGCACCCTTTATAAACCCGCGTTTCCCTTGCGGCGCGGATTATGTTAATCTGACTGCCACACTATGCGACTGCTCGAACACGAAGCGAAACAACTGTTGCAGGCGGCCGGCGTGGCCGTCCCGCGCGAGGTCGTCACGGCTGACCCCGTGGCCGCCGCCGCCTTTGCGCGCGAATTGGGCGCGCCCGTGGTCGTCAAGGCGCTGGTGCCGGTCGGCGGGCGCATGAAAGCCGGCGGCGTGCTGTTTGCCGAAACGTCGGATGCGGCTGCCGATGCGGCGCGCGGTCTGATCGGCACGACGCTGCGCGGCTATCTCGTCGAGCGCGTCTCGGTACAGGAGCAGGTGGCCGAGGGCGGCGTATTCTACCTGGCCGCGACGTACGATCCAACTGCGCGGCGAGCCGTGCTGCTGGCCTCCAACGGCGGCGGCGTGGACATCGAAGACAGCCACGGCATGTACCGGCAGTCGCTCGACCTGTCGCAGCCGTACCCGCACTTCCGGGCGCGCGAGCTGGCGTCGCACCTGGTCGCCGGTCGGGAAGACGCGCCGGCCTTGCTGGGGCCGTTGACCGAGGTGGTGCGCGCGCTCGTGCGCGTGTTCACGGAAAACGATGCCCTGCTGGTGGAGATCAACCCGCTGTTGATCGCGCCGAGCGTGCGCTGCGTGGCCGCCGACGCGCATATTGAACTCGACGATGACGCCCTGTTCCGGCATCGCGACCTGGCGATGCGCTTCGGACTGGCGGGGCGCGGCGAGCGGGTGCGCACGCCGCTGGAGCAGCGCGCGGCGGAGATTGACGGCGCCGACCATCGTGGCGTGGCCGGTCGGGTCGTGGAGTTCGACGGCGATCTTGCGCTCCTGATCGGCGGCGGCGGCGCGAGCCTGACCACGTTTGACGCCATCCTCGATGCGGGAGGCAAGCCGGCGAACTACTGCGAGATCGGCGGCAACCCGTCGGTCTGGAAAATCGCGGAACTGACGAAGTTGCTGCTGGGCAAGCCGGGTGTGACGCGCCGGGCTGTGATCATGAACGTCGTCAACAACACGCGCGCCGATATGGTGGCGCGCGGCGTGATCAAGGGCGTGCTGGAATACGGCCGTGACCCCGCGCAGGTGATCGCGGCGTTTCGCATTCCGGGCTCGTGGGAAGAAGAGGGAAACCTGATTCTGGACGCGTACGGCGTAAAGCACTTCGGCCGCGAACTATCGTTGAGCGACGTCGCCGAGCGCGTCGTGCGCGGCGGCTAGGCGCGGCGGATGCGCCTGATTTCAACCGGCGGCGTCAGCCGCTGCTCTTCGCACGGCGACTGCTGGATGCGCCGCACGACGTCCATGCCGGCCGTCACGATGCCGAACGCGGCGAAGCCCTGGCCGTCCGGGTTGCGGCGCCCGCCGAAGTCGAGCTCCGGCTGGTCGCCGATGCAGATGAAGAAGTCGGCCAGCGCCGAATCCGGCGTCGAGCGCGCCATCGAGATGGCGCTGTCGACGTGGCGCAGACCGGTCACGCTCGTGCGTTCCATTGGAATCGGCTCGAACTTCGCCGACTCGCGCTCCGGGGCCACGCCGGCCTGAATCACTTCGATCTTGACGTCGTTGTTCGGCTGGTTGTCTGGCTTGACGGTGCGGTGCACGCGCCCGCCATCGTAGAACCCGCCGTCTACGTAGCGCAGGAAATTGGCGACGGTGCCCGGCGCACGCGCGGCGTCCAGAGCAACGCGAATCTCGCCCAGCGCAGTTTCGATAACGACATCGATTGTGTCTGTCATGTGAAGCACTCCACCAATGAGATGCGGGGATTATACCAAATTGACCGGCGAGCGGGGATATGTCTGAACCGCTAGTTGTGACGCTCGACGTCGGCACGTCGTCGGTGCGGGCGCTGGCGTTCGATGCGCGCGGCATCGCCGTGCCGGGCGCGGTCTCGCACCTGCCGCATGCGCCGCGCACGACGGTCGACGGCGGCGTCGAGTTCGATGCGCCGGAGGTGCTGGCACGCTGCAACCACGCCATGGATGCGATGCACGCCCGGCTGTTGCGCGATGGGCGGGCGGTCGTC encodes:
- a CDS encoding amino acid ABC transporter substrate-binding protein gives rise to the protein MFRLGRVKWLGVVATIVALALTACGGPAATSAPTTSPTKPPAVPTAAPVGAATTAPTTAPAATKKLVIGYTASQTGAQNVASAKQVEGLKLWAADVTKAGGIKTKDAIYMPELKSYDDESKTDRVQALYTKLISDDKVDLLISPYSSTLVKAAAVVSEQNGKLMITAGGADDLTMEAGFKNIYQVYTPASRYLTGVVDMLKKLDPSVKKVAIVNEKDSFSTTVAAALLPYAKAQGYDVVLNESYDSNSTDFVPFINKLTPLAPEAILGGGHFQDGTTFAKQMKERNVSAKYVALLVAPPEPTFIEIGDAAQGIIGPSQWEPLVKFSAESAKAAGLAWYGPSVQQFMDGYQAAYKSEPSYHSAGGYAAGMMLQKAIEDAGSADPEKMKAALDKVDMLSFYGRVKFSVDAKTHGKQEGHGMVYMQWQKDAAGKLMRQIVWPLEAKSADVQPRK
- a CDS encoding branched-chain amino acid ABC transporter permease, with the translated sequence MNLEALLASSLDGLMLGFLYGLMAMGLTLIFGVMKVINLAHGPVIMLGMFVLLVLQQGMGINPYLGLLAAMALGLVSGILIYFVALHRVINAPELTTLLATFAVNLMIIGLATVMFTTSSRSVDVNLGTLPLGPATLQGTRLAAVAVAVVVTVALYLFLYRSRIGKSIRAVANNRSAAELMGINSTWMLALSFGLGTMLAAVAGGLLSTLLSFTVLSGGVYETKSFVIVVLGGLGNPTGALIGGIVIGLLESVTTVYIPVSWVPVLEYVIFVLILLVAPAGLPEWFKNLRRSRS
- a CDS encoding branched-chain amino acid ABC transporter permease; protein product: MKALQNVSLWGLLVVIVAATAIPILLDAPAMREEYFSMLMVIVLASSINIIVGYTGYVSFGHIVFFGLGGYVAFWLMQTFAMHLAPAAVIGGLFTSLVAMLIGMPVLRLRGAYFALATIGINEAMRTFVTNFDPFGGSVGMFFNFSVYDAYGGAKAAGQLAYYAMIAVALAVVVTSFFIKKSKFGLGLMAIREDQDTAMVLGVNPSRAKVITYTVSAFFPALAGAIFFFKNGIIEPGAAFDLHRSIESLVMVMLGGYGTVAGPIVGAVLYDRLRTFLITSETFSSLHLFIAGALLLVIVLFVTAGIVGWLRNRFTLVRRYVE
- a CDS encoding ABC transporter ATP-binding protein, translating into MILELDNVSRRFGGLQALDRVSHQVDEGEIVGLIGPNGAGKTTLFNVINGVYPPSAGRVVFRGESVGGLPSYAVARRGVARAHQVVRPLNELSVLENVTVGACFGRENLSLGAATRVAAETLKFVGLSDRASMPAGKLNVAQKKRLELARALAARPLLLLLDEVLAGLNPNEVGDMLNVIRAIRDQGVTVLMIEHLMHAVMNVSDRVFVLDYGRKLAEGTPQDVSNNPEVIKAYLGDPKVAQKFLEESA
- a CDS encoding ABC transporter ATP-binding protein, whose protein sequence is MTTLEISNIESGYGAVQILWGPSLKLQEGKLTTLVGANGSGKTTLLRTVMGLLPAWKGNVTFGGRDVTRLSPHEKAQAGLVMVPEGRQLFTDMTVQENLEMGATPAGARADFHKNLDWVFELFPRLQERRTQVSGTLSGGEQQMLAIARGLMAKPQIIMFDEPSLGLSPLFVLNLFEIIYKLKQQGMTMLLVEQNVQMALVVSDYAYVMAEGRIEIEGEAKQVRNMPSVRKAYLGI
- a CDS encoding acetate--CoA ligase family protein — encoded protein: MRLLEHEAKQLLQAAGVAVPREVVTADPVAAAAFARELGAPVVVKALVPVGGRMKAGGVLFAETSDAAADAARGLIGTTLRGYLVERVSVQEQVAEGGVFYLAATYDPTARRAVLLASNGGGVDIEDSHGMYRQSLDLSQPYPHFRARELASHLVAGREDAPALLGPLTEVVRALVRVFTENDALLVEINPLLIAPSVRCVAADAHIELDDDALFRHRDLAMRFGLAGRGERVRTPLEQRAAEIDGADHRGVAGRVVEFDGDLALLIGGGGASLTTFDAILDAGGKPANYCEIGGNPSVWKIAELTKLLLGKPGVTRRAVIMNVVNNTRADMVARGVIKGVLEYGRDPAQVIAAFRIPGSWEEEGNLILDAYGVKHFGRELSLSDVAERVVRGG
- a CDS encoding peptidylprolyl isomerase, translated to MTDTIDVVIETALGEIRVALDAARAPGTVANFLRYVDGGFYDGGRVHRTVKPDNQPNNDVKIEVIQAGVAPERESAKFEPIPMERTSVTGLRHVDSAISMARSTPDSALADFFICIGDQPELDFGGRRNPDGQGFAAFGIVTAGMDVVRRIQQSPCEEQRLTPPVEIRRIRRA